One segment of Manihot esculenta cultivar AM560-2 chromosome 4, M.esculenta_v8, whole genome shotgun sequence DNA contains the following:
- the LOC110612579 gene encoding BRASSINOSTEROID INSENSITIVE 1-associated receptor kinase 1, protein MERKMWAIWRFAFFRLILLFYIVYRVSGNAEGDALNALKTNLADPNNVLQSWDPTLVNPCTWFHVTCNSENSVTRVDLGNANLSGQLVTQLGQLSNLQYLELYSNNISGKIPDELGNLTNLVSLDLYLNNLSGPIPVTLGKLQRLRFLRLNNNTLSETIPMSLTTIGTLQVLDLSNNRLTGDIPVNGSFSLFTPISFNNNQLNKLPASAPPPLTPSTPTPSGNSATGAIAGGVAAGAALLFAAPALALAYWRRRKPQDHFFDVPAEEDPEVHLGQLKRFSLRELQVASDNFSNKQILGRGGFGKVYKGRLADGSLVAIKRLKEERTQGGELQFQTEVEMISMAVHRNLLRLRGFCMTPTERLLVYPFMVNGSVASCLRERQESQPPLNWPIRKRIALGAARGLAYLHDHCDPKIIHRDVKAANILLDEEFEAVVGDFGLAKLMDYKDTHVTTAVRGTIGHIAPEYLSTGKSSEKTDVFGYGVMLLELITGQRAFDLARLANDDDVMLLDWVKGLLKEKKLETLVDADLRGNYVNDEVEQLIQVALLCTQSSPMERPKMSEVVRMLEGDGLAERWEEWQKEEMFRQEFNHIHHPNTNWIVDSTSHIPPDELSGPR, encoded by the exons ATGGAGCGAAAGATGTGGGCGATCTGGCGCTTTGCTTTTTTCCGGTTGATTTTGCTGTTTTATATTGTTTACAGAGTTTCTGGTAATGCTGAAG GCGATGCCTTGAACGCATTGAAGACCAATTTAGCTGATCCTAACAATGTTCTACAAAGTTGGGATCCTACCCTTGTCAATCCCTGCACTTGGTTTCATGTTACATGTAATAGTGAAAATAGTGTTACTCGAGT TGACCTTGGAAATGCAAATCTATCGGGTCAACTGGTTACACAGCTTGGTCAGCTTTCAAATTTGCAGTACTT GGAACTTTATAGTAATAACATAAGTGGAAAAATTCCGGATGAGCTGGGGAACTTGACGAACTTGGTGAGCTTGGATCTTTACTTGAACAATCTAAGTGGTCCAATTCCAGTGACATTGGGCAAGCTTCAAAGACTCCGTTTCTT GCGTCTCAACAACAACACCTTGTCAGAGACAATTCCCATGTCTTTGACTACCATTGGAACCTTGCAAGTCCT GGATCTCTCAAACAACAGACTTACAGGAGATATTCCTGTCAATGGCTCCTTTTCCTTGTTCACTCCCATCAG TTTTAACAATAATCAGCTCAATAAACTTCCAGCTTCAGCTCCTCCTCCATTGACTCCATCCACACCTACTCCTAGTG GTAACAGCGCTACTGGAGCTATCGCTGGAGGAGTTGCTGCTGGAGCTGCCCTGCTTTTTGCTGCCCCTGCCTTAGCTCTTGCATATTGGCGGCGAAGAAAACCACAGGATCATTTCTTTGATGTACCTG CTGAAGAGGACCCAGAGGTCCATCTTGGACAGCTTAAAAGGTTTTCTCTGCGTGAACTACAAGTTGCATCAGATAATTTTAGCAACAAACAAATTTTAGGTAGGGGTGGATTTGGAAAGGTTTATAAGGGACGCTTAGCTGATGGTTCCCTAGTGGCGATAAAAAGACTGAAAGAGGAGCGCACACAGGGTGGAGAGCTGCAGTTCCAAACAGAAGTAGAAATGATCAGCATGGCTGTACATAGGAATTTGCTTCGTCTACGTGGTTTTTGCATGACACCTACAGAACGATTGCTTGTCTATCCATTCATGGTTAATGGAAGTGTGGCTTCGTGTTTAAGAG AGCGTCAAGAATCGCAACCCCCACTTAATTGGCCGATACGGAAGCGAATTGCATTAGGTGCTGCACGAGGTCTGGCTTATTTGCATGATCATTGTGATCCTAAGATTATTCACCGTGATGTCAAAGCTGCAAACATATTGTTGGATGAAGAATTCGAGGCAGTTGTTGGAGACTTCGGATTGGCTAAACTCATGGACTACAAAGATACTCATGTTACCACTGCAGTGCGTGGCACAATTGGGCATATAGCACCCGAGTACCTATCAACCGGAAAGTCTTCTGAGAAGACTGATGTTTTTGGGTATGGTGTTATGCTTCTTGAACTGATAACTGGACAGAGGGCTTTTGATCTTGCTCGCCTTGcaaatgatgatgatgtgatgtTGCTTGATTGG GTGAAAGGGCTTCTAAAAGAGAAGAAGTTGGAGACGTTGGTTGATGCTGATCTGCGGGGAAATTATGTTAATGATGAGGTGGAGCAGCTGATTCAAGTGGCTTTGCTGTGCACACAAAGTTCACCAATGGAAAGACCCAAGATGTCTGAAGTGGTTAGAATGTTGGAAGGTGATGGATTGGCAGAAAGATGGGAGGAATGGCAGAAAGAGGAAATGTTCCGCCAAGAATTTAATCACATTCACCACCCAAATACGAACTGGATCGTTGATTCTACATCCCACATCCCTCCTGATGAGTTATCTGGTCCTAGATGA
- the LOC110612580 gene encoding uncharacterized mitochondrial protein AtMg00810-like: MVPPQGYYMAQPNQVCQLKRPLYGLEQASRQRNIEFTAFLKTLGFVQSSHDHCLFIQHTDIVFFILLVYVDDVILTGNSIDAINKCKMALHSKFTIKDLGPMKYFLGLEVTRSSHVTIISQTKFICDVLKDAGMLQCKPASSPFPKGYI, translated from the coding sequence ATGGTACCGCCTCAGGGCTATTACATGGCCCAACCTAATCAAGTCTGTCAGCTTAAAAGGCCTTTATATGGCCTTGAACAAGCTTCTAGGCAAAGGAATATTGAATTTACAGCCTTCCTTAAGACTTTGGGTTTTGTGCAGTCTTCTCATGACCACTGTCTTTTCATACAGCATACTGACATTGTGTTTTTTATCTTGctggtatatgttgatgatgttatATTAACTGGAAATTCTATAGATGCTATTAATAAATGCAAGATGGCCTTACATTCAAAATTTACCATTAAAGATTTGGGACCTATGAAATATTTCCTAGGACTGGAAGTTACAAGATCTTCACATGTAACAATTATCAGCCAAACAAAGTTCATTTGTGATGTTCTCAAAGATGCAGGCATGCTTCAATGCAAACCTGCATCTTCCCCTTTTCCTAAGGGTTACATCTGA